The region AAGAGCCGGTCTCAGTCCGTAAGCTACGACGCCAAAAATTACGACATGAGGGTTTTCAGCACCGTATGGTCGTTCTCTAGTTAACATTTCCCATAAAGTGATACCGAATGAGTAAATATCAGCTAGACTGGTGGGTGAATCACCGCGTAATAGTTCCGGGGCTCGATATGCGAATGTACCAGTCAACTGCGATCTACGACATTGATTAGTTTTACCTCCTATCAACTGACAACAACCGAAATCTCCCAATTTACAAACTTCCTCGCTCGAAATCATTATATTCGAAGGTTTTACGTCCAAATGTACGATGAACATGTCGTGGACGAATTTTAACGCGTCTGCGATATTCGAGGCAAACCGGAGTCTTTTTTCGGCAGGCAAACAATAAGATTGATCATTAATTGCCTGTTGTAAGTTGAATTCGCCGGCGTATTCCATCAGTAAAAACGGCTCTCCATCCAATGGATCAATTGCCGCTATTGTTCTAACGATATTACGATGTTTCACGGTCAGTATGTTTAATTCCGCTCGATAACTCTCCAATTGCgcttgtttatttttcatgcaCAAATGCATTCGTTTTACGGCCACTCGGCATCCACCCGCCGTCCAACcttcatatacggctccgaaTCCTCCCGTTCCGACCAGTCTCTCGATAATAATATCATCTTTTCGGATACTGCGACCCATGAATTCCAGCCCGATCTTTTCGGAGAGTCTCCGTTGTAGTTGCATATGACACGATAATGTCTGTTCTGCATTTGGCGTAAGATTTTCATCTGGTTGAAAATGATTCGATCGACGTAGATTCTCCCGAAGATTCGTAGGATTTGTCGATAGTTTCAGCGGATCTCCGATTTCACATTCGATCCGTTTCGTTTTCAGCATGAAGAAATGCAAATACAGCATATGCTGTTTCGGTTTCTTAATCTGACGGTAACATTTTAACAAAACGCTTCTCCACTTTCGTCGAGgagaaatttcagaaattgtcCGTTCCTTGTTGCAAGCGTAGAAATCGAATTGCCGAAAGATCTGATCAACAAGATCGAAGAACGTCATTATAGAAACTATTATTCGATGTTATGATTTTGATGTCGGTAGTTCTTGGTACGTGAGAAGTAACACGCCGCATCGACTGACTGTGTGGCTGTTACTGCTGCCACTGATCAGCTGTTGTTATTAGACCGCCGTTGTCAGCCGTTACCTATCACAAACAACTCCGACTCAATcgatatttgatattatttcaattccaaGGGTGAAATATCTCTCAATATCATAATCCGATATTAAAAACTGGTAACAGATGAATGAGTAGCCACCCCTTTCTTAAGATGAACTAATCCTCGTGTAATTAGAGTGATTAATAACACGGTTTGATGAAGAAATGGTGTGTGGGCAATTTGCATGTAAATGCTGTTTGTCTAAAGATATCACAAAATGACGCGCGTTCTGTCGCGCTTCTATTTTGGTATGACTGGCTATTTTCTAGAAGAGATAAGAATGTTGAATCCAGGTCGTTAGTCTGAACGTCATCGCGATCCTGGCAACGAGTGGTTGTTTTGCTCGATGTTAGAGTATCTACGGGGCGCGCTACGTCGATCAAGCGGGCATTCTCAGAATCAACCGTGTTGTTCTTGCAGATATTTTGCGATCGCCCCGGCATAATAATCACAGGCAATCAATATTTGTCAGTCCAGGGGCTGCCATTTCATATAATGACTCAACATATTCCTTTAAAGATTTGTCATTGTGTTAATACGAGGTGTAAGAGAACCTCCCTTCATACATCCTATCAAACCCGTGGCAGGTATAGAGAATGAGTACAGTGGAACTTCGTTACAACGACCTCGAATTTAACCATAAAATCGTTTATTGCAAACTAAGAATTCCATCGtaattcaatgatttcatactggattTAACGAACTGGTTAACGACTAGATTTTTCAGTCTCCTGAAGTTggcgttgtaacgaggttcctcTGAGTATC is a window of Tubulanus polymorphus chromosome 2, tnTubPoly1.2, whole genome shotgun sequence DNA encoding:
- the LOC141900704 gene encoding serine/threonine-protein kinase mos-like translates to MTFFDLVDQIFRQFDFYACNKERTISEISPRRKWRSVLLKCYRQIKKPKQHMLYLHFFMLKTKRIECEIGDPLKLSTNPTNLRENLRRSNHFQPDENLTPNAEQTLSCHMQLQRRLSEKIGLEFMGRSIRKDDIIIERLVGTGGFGAVYEGWTAGGCRVAVKRMHLCMKNKQAQLESYRAELNILTVKHRNIVRTIAAIDPLDGEPFLLMEYAGEFNLQQAINDQSYCLPAEKRLRFASNIADALKFVHDMFIVHLDVKPSNIMISSEEVCKLGDFGCCQLIGGKTNQCRRSQLTGTFAYRAPELLRGDSPTSLADIYSFGITLWEMLTRERPYGAENPHVVIFGVVAYGLRPALPVKINLEMDPFESCYHELFTQCWEPDIDERPSSSEVKIILDTWKKIEFES